Within the Salinirubrum litoreum genome, the region TTGTGGAACACGGCGTCCTCGTTCAGCGAGACGACGAGCGTCGTGTCGTCTTCCCACTCCCACTCCGTCGCCAGATCACCCACCAGGACGAGTTCGTCGCCGTCGCGCCGCCAGCGCATCAACTTCGAGTAGATGTTGTAGAAGACCTGGAACGACTGCAGGCCGGTCACGGAGCGGCCGTCCATCGTCTCGATGCCCACCTTCATCCCGGCGTTCAACGTGCCGCCGCTCTGGATCTGTGAGGACTGCGTCGTCGTCGAGGTGGTGTCACCGTCGCCGTCGCCGTCGGTTTCACCGTCGCCGTCGCCGTTCCCCCCGAGGCACCCTGCCAACCCCATCGCGGCCGCCGCGGGGCCGAGTGTCTTGACCAGATCCCGGCGTGACACGTCTGAGAGGTTTACCATTGTCTTCTCCATCGGCTTATCGGACATGACTACCACGACGGGGGTAACGGGGAGATATAAATCCTGTGGTGAGATACCATACCAAGGTGTCTTGTTCTCTGTCAGTTACCCACGACTGAAGTCGTGGGCTTCCTCCTTGCATCTCTGTGATGAAGCCCCGGTCAGTCCCCTTCCGGAGTGTACCGTCTCCTGCCGGTTACACAACGGTCTTATAGTCAATTCGGGTCCAGTACGGCATGACTCACCGGATTGCCAACGAGTCCGCACTGTCGGAACTGGAACGGCGTGTCGTCGAGGCGGTCGACGACGAGGAGCCGTGGGCGCTCTTAGAGCGGTTCGCCGACCTCGAGCGCGTCTCCGGAAGCGACGACGAGGTGGTCGCCGCCGAGTACATCGTCGACCGGTTGGAGGCATTCGGCGTCGAGTACGACCGATACGATCCCGAACTGTACATCAGCCAGCCACACGCCGCGTCGGTCAGCGGCGTGGACCGCGACTTCGAGGCGAGTTTCGTCAAGACCGTCTCGTTCGCGGCCGACGCGACCGTCACCGGACCGGTGGAGTACGTCGGCTCGGCCGGCCCGAGTTTCCTCGACGATCCCGATCCCGACGAGACGCAGTCGGAACCGTACGCCGACGTCGGTGACCTCGCCGGCACGGTCGCGCTGACGGCGGCCGGGAGCCTGTCGATCCGGGCGACCCGGACGCTCGAAGACAAAGGTGCCGAGGCAGTCGTCGCCATCCACCAGCACGAACGGGAACCGCACAACGGCATCGCGACCCCGATCTGGGGCGGGGTCCCGGAACTCGGCGAACAGCACCTCATCCCGGACATCCCCATCGTCCACGTCACAAAGCCGGACGGGGCCCAGTTGCGCGAGTGGGCCGAGTCGGACGACGGGGTGACGGTCGAGGTCTCGACGGACCTGACGACCGACTGGTTCGCGTGTCCGCTGGTCGTCGCCGAGATCGAACCGCCGGACGCAGACACCGACGAGTTCGTTCTCCTCCACGCCCACTACGACTCCTGGGACGTGGGGATCACCGACAACGCGACCGGAGACGCAGGGCTGCTCGAACTGGCGCGGGTACTCGACGGCCACGCCGACGAGTTACGGCGGGGGCTCCGGATCGCCTGGTGGCCCGGTCACTCGACGGGCCGGTACGCGGGCTCGACGTGGTACGCCGACACGTTCGGGCTCGATCTGGCCCGCAACTGTGTGGCTCACGTGAACATGGACAGTCCGGGAACGAAGGACGCGACGGAGTACACGGACATGTCCTGCTGGACGCCGGAGGCGCACGACCTCGTGACGGACGCCATCGACGACGTGACCGGCGCTCCCGCACAGGAGCGGTTCCCGTTTCGGGCGGGCGACTACTCGTTCGACAACCTGGGGATCACGGGCTTCTTCATGCTGTCCTCGAACATCCCCGCGGCAGTTCGCGACCAGCGAGGCTACCACACGGTCGGCGGGTGCGGGGGCAACTCCGACGCGTGGCACCTCTCGACGGACACCCTCGACAAGGCGGGCCGCGAGGAACTCGTCCGCGACATCTGCGTGTACGCCGTGAGTCTCCTGCGGGTCCTCACCGCCGACGTCCTCCCGTTCGATCACGCACGCAACGCCGCGAAGATTCACTCGACAGTACGGCGGTACGACGACGCCGCCGGAGAACACGTGGACTTCTCGCCGACGCTGCAGGCGCTCGATCGCCTCGGGACGAAGATCGACGAGTTCGAGACCGCCGTGTCCGCCGGCGACGTCCCGCCCACCGTCGCCAATCGGACCATCACGGACCTCTCGCGGGTGCTCACCCGGTTGAACCTCGTCAGAGCGGGGCGGTTCGAGCAGGACCCCGCAGTGTCCAGACAGCCCGTGCCACGCTACGCGCCGGCCGAACAGTTCGACACCGGAGCGCTCGACGCGGACGAACGTCGCTTCTTGACGCG harbors:
- a CDS encoding M28 family metallopeptidase is translated as MTHRIANESALSELERRVVEAVDDEEPWALLERFADLERVSGSDDEVVAAEYIVDRLEAFGVEYDRYDPELYISQPHAASVSGVDRDFEASFVKTVSFAADATVTGPVEYVGSAGPSFLDDPDPDETQSEPYADVGDLAGTVALTAAGSLSIRATRTLEDKGAEAVVAIHQHEREPHNGIATPIWGGVPELGEQHLIPDIPIVHVTKPDGAQLREWAESDDGVTVEVSTDLTTDWFACPLVVAEIEPPDADTDEFVLLHAHYDSWDVGITDNATGDAGLLELARVLDGHADELRRGLRIAWWPGHSTGRYAGSTWYADTFGLDLARNCVAHVNMDSPGTKDATEYTDMSCWTPEAHDLVTDAIDDVTGAPAQERFPFRAGDYSFDNLGITGFFMLSSNIPAAVRDQRGYHTVGGCGGNSDAWHLSTDTLDKAGREELVRDICVYAVSLLRVLTADVLPFDHARNAAKIHSTVRRYDDAAGEHVDFSPTLQALDRLGTKIDEFETAVSAGDVPPTVANRTITDLSRVLTRLNLVRAGRFEQDPAVSRQPVPRYAPAEQFDTGALDADERRFLTRQLQREQNSVVYELERALESLPTA